The Oryzias latipes chromosome 16, ASM223467v1 genomic sequence TGAGGCTACACAACTATACCTACAAACAGAAGATTCTGTCTGTACGCTGCAAGACAAAGACGTAAACTGCCAATAGATGGTAGAGAAACATCCTTCAATTAAGACTTATCCGCTGACTTGGTCAAGAAAAGGCAGGAATCTGCAGGTGCCCGACGACAGCTGAGAGAAGTGGGCATCAAATATTTACCAGAACGGGTCGACCACATCCCTGTCCAAGACGAAAGAAATCAACGCCCACATAAGGGACTCTGTGAAGGTTCACAAGTAGTCAGAGGACAAAGGTGGGTTTTCttgcaaagatttttttatatttttgttgtaaagaatggtaaaaagtacaaaacagaTGTTACTGGACCAAGCACCAGCCATGTATTTGATGACCCAGCATTCACTGCAGGGCCATTTGTCACATCAACAGGTCAGTGAAATAACTTCTTTGCTAAATTCTTTGTATTTAAATGAGAGTGATGATAAAGATGAGGAAGACAATTCTTTTGGTgagcctcagggctgcagagtcGTTCAGGATTaaaagaagaggctcaagacactcctttttaatttggcttttacatgactttgGTAATTGCTTAAGTCTTTCATTcttcatctatttattaatttatctatttacttttttttaattatataaggactactgttattttttaaatgtttttaatgtaccaccctttttattgttgttgtatttATGATGCCatcattttacacattttatttatttatttttaattactaatattaatatccatccatcttcttccgtttattccctttcggggtcacagggctgctggagcctatcccggcgaCTTGTGCGCGatggcagggggcaccctgaacaggtcgccagtctgtcgctgggtagagtgtccacaatcacacacccacgcactcaCATTCCCACCTcgggacaatttagattcacctatgaacctatgaagcacgtttttggacggtgggaggaagcaggagaccccagagaaaacccacccatgcacggggagaacatgcaaactccacacagagaggtcccctatgatgttctggttcaggtcccccagttgggacttgaaccgggggccttttTGCCATGCAGCCCCAATGGCGTGGGGCTTGCGCGGCAGCGGGCTGCTGTTTTTGGATCGCCGCACATCGTcgatccctcagaggagggggatggtgtgacggtgtggcaccatCAGACGAtgagggggggccacaccgtgttttattgtttgtgtatttgtgtattttatgttttaaacttACTACCTGTGGTGCTACCTGGACAATAATTGAGAGCAACGCCCAAGAGGCGTGGCTTAGCGTTCAGAAGGGAGCACCACAGGTAGTGAAAGGAGGAGTGACGGAGGTGACGCGTGCTGGTGGCGGCCCTGCGTGAAATACCATTGTGTtcttgaaaaaagacagaacctcctcaccttggctcctctgcatcttttctcggcgggaccccgccacagggcctgtttggatgaacgcAGAGCTGATATcttggagatggtaaatgttttagatcagtgaatgggtcaTTTCCtatggcacacctgaccatctcccatggcacactggttgaaaaacactgcattagagGGTGTGAGGTTGAAGCTGTAGTTGACACAGGTAGCACATTTACACGTATGCTGGTCTGGATTTTCTCTCAAAGTCCAGGGTCGTTCTCAATCTGGCCAAAAATACTCATGGTCTGGAAAAAGACCAAAGATAAATCTACCATTCCTTCATTCCTCCAGCTGAAGTTCCAAAAAAGTGGAGCAGAGCAGCAATACCGTCCTTCCTTTCTCCTGTTGATATTTACTATGCTCTTTGCCCTGGTGAGCTTCCTCCTGCAGGGGCTGATACGACCTATGACCCAGTTTCCTCCTATGACACAGATTCACCTGAACCCCTTCAACAACTTGTGAACGACTGGCCTACAGTCACCTGTGGTGTTCTGGGGAAGACCAATGTTGAGAAGCACACTATCTTGTTGCAAGAGGATCTTTCAATGAGATCCAGGGCCAATCAAGTGTCTCCTGTGGAAAAGAAGATCACTGAGGAGCATGAGGCCAAAATGTTTAAGGATGGTATcataaagcagtgtttttaaaagatgtaataaaagttaagtttgaagatttaaaaaaagtttgaagtgtgttcgttgttttcaagacgtttaacaacagaactccttttacgctgtcactctcacaacccaatgcatcatgggagatgtagtgcataaaaacggccggcggagatcggttttcggagcttcatggttttgttcacttgttccacggtctgatacctacggtggccctgaagtgcaaagcattcaacaaatcactcgatacaaaaacatttttaagatcacaacaacaattaaaaaaaaaaaaaaaaatttaaaaagcagcattacattttagaaaacaaaacaaaatttcagaaaccaaaacttgaaaaacaaaaatgacaaaaaaaaaaaaaaacatttcagaaaacaaaattaatttccaggaaaaaaaagaaataaaaaatgaaaacatttcagaaaaaacaaaaaccagaaaaaaaatgaaatattaaaaaatgaaaaacatttcagaaaaaaaaaattccagaaaaaaaatgaaatattaaaaaatgaaaaacatttcagaaaaaaaatgaaatattaaaaaatgaaaagcatttctgaacacagaatgaatttccagaaaacaaaacgaaatcttcaaaaatgaaaaacatttccaaaccggaagaggcaggtactatgggacaacactgattggatgatgatttttgtcaatcatttgaactgaaaagtattttaaatgaagcgatgacggattttatcgtccaaacaacaatgtactataataatccacgtatttcccatttatatatcaaataaaaaatgcagcaaactgttaatgaactttaaaattatttttttaacatttcgcctgacacacggtcacccggaagtagtttgtgagcacttttactttgaacgctgtgcgctaatgtctacggctgcgaggttcacgctgtcaatcatctttaggtaagtatcaattctgtgatcttttcttttgtcagtcacatgtctctaaggatgttaattttaggatgttaaagtgctgctttgaaaagataatttctttttatcttgcgcatgcgcaaaaagaaccccatggagacgaaccgtcttcacatgatagccgttcccgttttcggtgacagcatgagagaaaaagctccgagccagcctgattctaggatttatacagtaattatatggcatcagtgttgctaaaaatcgactttaagactgaaatcagtaaacaagttcttatgggaaataatatttaagtgcattgtatatttttgaaccatgcatatatacacatatactgacacttaaaaatgaactttaaaagtttataaaatacttaattgaattaacatgtgatatttctgcaggtgaagtttctcaaagcgaagttccagaaaggtttgtgctgcagaagaacagatggcagctctacatgggaatacaaaaagactaaagtcattcagatcattgtgcagtgtaaaggcaagtcaccatgatttatgtgcaatgtaatcaataaatattatttaaccttaatatctaatttttttttaagttgcaggtcctttaaaaaaaagtctttaacctgctgcataagcctgattagttgtaaatgatgcagtggggagtgaaagaCGAAGCAtaattcctggctttagcgttgggctgatgatctggaaatcacatctatgaggaatcgcatcaaacacttgtacaactccaaacaacttaatgttcctttaagcaaaactccagtttaaaatgttcatattagacttgcttcatttaggagtttttccatgtttaccattttaggttttaaagctttattaacaaagatgatgtttgattttcaaagctgttgtatagaaatgtttttttgtcaatgaaaaaactgaatgctgacgtgaggattgtaataatggatatgaaaataaacaaatttgtttcatagcaaatgcagtatatttattgaaaacttaacatgaatacgttattcaataacagaaacaaagaaacagttgtggattttcctttatgggcttcttcatgcagtcaatcaaatgttgcgcttacaatcagcatttactcagcgtacctgtcagtcacatttattagaggaagaaatgcatctgggaaaagtctgtttgtgcttaacaactatatcaaaaagagtcatgtcagggaagttttgtccacattgctgctcagcatcacatccacaGAGGTATGCACAGGTAAGGgaccccagttcctgctcgtacatgcttgcagcttcctctgcactggactccagctccattgaaatccctgacagagataaattaataaattaaaaatccctgacagaaaaacatcagctgccgttcatctttcattcaggaaaaagttgagttcatcaaaatgaggagaaaatgggttaaaccagaaattcattacggaggggtcaaaacaccaaactcagaataaaatacattatttcagtcttataaaaaatagattctaaaacaatttggtattcctcctctgcctgaaagactaaaacgttttttttttaaagatttattttacactacagactttgccatcgttagttacacacctgtacatgtctgatgatgtgcacatccagtcatttactgtcatgtttctgtgcactgacacactctaaagtcacagatcttaatagtgtgaataagaagcattcataaatgttattctgagacacaaactgctgcagtttacctgacagctttgctgatttatgctgctggtacacctgtctgagaatcctgcccacgtgaccccccctctccagctgatgaggtaacctgtcattaacgtatgactgaaggatcttggatctgtctgtaaacacccacctagaaatcacgtttaacgctacatttattagatcaaacaaatgtgcctccataccttatcagtggatggcgggactgcatttcctgatgtgcgccgtctttaacacccgtttcttcgcagctgctgctttagacagaatcttctcacgacattttgaaacatttgtaaacctggttggtgttgatatttctgcgtgcgttctgtcatcacatccgctaaatattcaaagattaacgtttatgttaacgttttaccgtccctttctttgtttacctgcagaacggacgtcatccgcacaaactacttccgggtgaccgttctgcttcagacgaaatattcaaataataatttaaaccttcattatctgtttgctgcatttttgatttaatatgtaaatggtaaatacgtggattattatagtacattgttgtttggacgataaaatccgtcatcgcttcatttaaaatacttttcagttcaaatgattgacaaacatcatccaatcagcgttgtcccatagtacctgcttcttccggtttggaaatgtttttcatttttgaagatttcatttttttttctgaaatgtttttcattttttaatatttcatttttttctgaaatgtttttctttttttcttttttttaaatgtttttcattttttaatatttcattttttttctgaaatgtttttcattttttttatttcattttgttttctggaaattatttttttttctgaaatgttttcattttgcaaaatttctttttttttcttctggaaattaatttttttttctgaaatctttttttcttttttttctgttttcttttttatgttttggtttctgaaattttgttttgttttctaaaatgtaatacgctttttaaattgttgctgtgatcttaaaaatgtttttgtatcgagtgatttgttgaatggtttgcacttcagggccaccgtagataccagattctgtggaaagctacaccgctaaagacgagctttagctggtatttttgttagaactgagcgactttacgagctaaatcgggacaaggaagtgaagactttaaccacttctgattggtcagactgatgacatgtgattaagccttcaagaatgattggtggagacaggtaaaggggcgggacttttcctaaatacagccggagctgcagctgaatcgcgctgccgtcattcttatcaaaatgtctttaataaaataaaataaacacaaagaaaaagtattttacgatcttttatattcctaactcctcagtgttttatcagggcctgtttggatgaacacagagctggaatcctggagatgggaaatgtttttagatcagttaatgagggcaatttcacacggcacacttgaccatctcccacggcacactagtgtgccgcggcacactggttgaaaaacactgtcataGAGCCATCACAGTCATCTCCTGTGGTCCTCATAGATAAACCGGATGGATTCTGGGTTATTTTAACcttggaaaaacaaagaaaataattcaTAAATTGGGTTAATATGTAACCACTATAACCAAAAAATTTAATATTGCTCTCAAAGAACCCAATGATATATCCCAACATGCATAACCCGAGaattgggttaaaaaaatggcCCAAGAGTTTTAAAAGTGACACTGCAGCaggaaaactgtttgtttgacTCATCATTATCAATTTATTCATTACTAGAGCACCTTCCACCACCATCCAAGAAGGCCCAACCACCATTCACAATGTCaaggtaaaaaataatacaatgaCAATGGAATGATGAAACAAGATAAACAATGAAACAAgaatgaaatgaataaatgaaggaaaATAATCATTTCTAGTTcttgatttcatttttctttctttttgtggaCTGTCACAGCACACGGATGGCTGTTGGTGggtgaaactttaaaaatgcaaagttaGAACGTCTGCTCAGTTTTTGCagcctaaaggcccgttcacaccgggacgaatttcgccggcgattttcgcccacgtttaacgcctcgtgactaaacaaagggcaccagtgagagtgtgcacaccgacgcgaaaaaacgccacgcgtcaaagcgtcaaaaaaaaaaacgcctcgggtttgtttgtttttttcgacgcgtcgcgtcgaaatctattcgaccaatgaaaatggcgcttttgcactcgtgtctggagcttctgaagttacagtaaaacacaacttgggggcgctcaaacacaaaactgccttgctgagcacacataccagcgaagaagatagacgccaagtagcgtctacactgccgcgaagaaataatgacggacattctaaaatatccccgaaccaagcaccagttggagctactggtgcttgaaatattcatgttttctttttattattctgactagcgcgtaaatacttgctctcttcttctgagtgaaaagcgactttaagaagcgcagcgccaccttgtgtacaggagtatttctgtttaaattaagcgccatctaatgtcagggaaggaaattgcatgttcgctcggctcatcgtcagcgaaaatcgcctgggtgtgaacacaaaaaacgtggtgaAAAACGCTgccgaataacgcctggcgaatattcgtcccggtgtgtacgggccttcaggGGCCACACTGGAAATATGCAAATTTCACAGTAAGAGCTGAaatcttaaaagtaaaaatgaaaaatactgCTTTCAACTAAACACTTGTTATTGGTGGTTCAACCTTTACAAGgcctactttaaaaaaaagttttgaatatTTATAAGTTTATCTTTGTCTGCAAGACAAAATCTGGCCAAGACATGACCAGATACTTtcaaaaacaagattaaaataaaccttTCCCCTTGTAAGTTGACGGACCATTTTAAATCgaattgttgttgttattttggctGCATAATTATTAAGAACATGCATTTGAAAAATTTCAAATGCATTTTCACAAAAGCAATATGTATGTCCgttgagattttattttgaaaggtcacGGCGGAAGTGAGGGTCTCTCACGTAAGAGTTGCTACCGGTGCTTAGCCACGTCATGTAAACTTAGCAGTGGATGGGTTGTGGTGTAAGACAGCAGCCTCGTCGTTTTTAAGTTAGTTATTAAAATTCCCCAGTGAGAAAGCTTTTTTCAGAACTTGAAGTCATCAGAAGTCTTATGGAAGGATGTCGGACATCGGGGACTGGTTCAGGAGCATCCCGTTCATCACCCGGTCTTGGTTTGCTGCTTCCATAGCTGTTCCTTTTATCGGGAAGCTAGGCTTGATCGATTTCAGAAACCTCTTACTCTTCCCAGAGCTGGTTTTCAGCAGATTCCATGTAAGTGTTTCGTCAAATGGATCCCTTTGCACGCGTTGTTGTATTACTTCGTTAATTTTGTGTTTCAAAGGgcgttttactgtgttttggaTGTCAGTTAGTTAGCAGATGGCTAACAGGCGCAGGCCTCCATTAGAGCGCAGCCAATCAGAGGCCGCGACGTTGGAGGGGAGATCTTCCGGAAATAGTGCTCTGAATACGGAATGAACAAACggcaaacatttttataaattataaatgcaaataagtaggttttgttttctgttcaaGTGACAATCAACAGTTTAGTGTCGCATTTGGTACCgtaaaagttatttatttgaatgcaaTACTGACATACTCCACTAGAGAGAgacaaaatttcaaaataaaggactTTAACATCTCAGGTAAGTTCAAATAACTGTTTCTGTTggctttaagttttttttaaagcagtttaaaacaaatttattcagatgttaagaaaagagaagatatCTAAATGTAATATTAGATACTGTTCACGGCAAAATAACCAAATCTGCtctttcaaatttgtttttcaaatgtacaAAGTATgtaagaatacattttttggtagttttatttttggctaaaacaaaaTTTACCGCCAATTCTTTTAATTAAGCTTTTCCTGTGTCTTTTAAACTAGCATTAACTTTCAAAATTGCTTAGAGGCTCTTTTGTTTAAGGCAAAAAAGATTctcagaaacacacaaacatgggTAACGTTGCCAAAAGTATTCACCTACCCATCCAAACAGTTTAATTCATTGActttcatgtctgtgtgaatgCTGAGACCTTTAGTGCCCAGAGGTCACCAACGTTTTTCAGCCCTACAGACCTCCAAACCTCATGTGGGCTTCAAGTTTTCATGGCCAAGCAGCTAAAAGCAGCACATCAGAGTACGATGCAGTGTTGTGAAGCCCCATCAGACTTTAGAGAAGTGGAGTCAGGGTTCTGGCTTCTCTAGGTGTAGTTCTAGGTTGTTCTTCAGGAGCTGTACTGTCCTGCTTGGTTAAAATGAAGTGAACTCACAAGTGCTGCAGCAAACCTATATACTTAAAATCCCTTCTGCTTTATGTTTCAGATCTGGAGACCGATCACAGCCAccttttattttccaataacCCCCAATACCGGCTTTCTTTACCTTGTTAACCTGTACTTCCTTTATCATTACTCCACTCGGCTGGAGACAGGTGAGCTTTCTGCTTTGCTGTTTTCCTTTTCCTACGTCCTCATCATTAATCATGTCCTTTTCCGTGGTAGGGGCCTTTGATGGCAGACCTGCAGACTACGTGTTCATGCTTCTCTTCAACTGGATCTGCATTGTTGTATCCTTTGACCACCATTCAAAGCTGAGTCATAAATTACAACCTACGGCTCCGTCCGCCCCTGCTTCACTCAGCGGCACCGCCTGCCTCTCCTTCGTCCTTCGTTCCTGGACccggctcctcttcctctgtcaaGGTGGCCCTGTGCCAGCAGACCGGTGTCAGTCCACCCTGCAGAACAGAGGTCACATGCAGAAGCTCAGTGCTGCTCACAGCTCCTATATTTACTGATGTCTTGGGCTTTTATCAAACTttctgtttggttctgctgGTCATTTTCTGAATTTGTGTTGAGCTTTTAGAGTCAGAGTGAGGCTTACAGCATGTTTTATCCAGATGAACTTGTTTTTCTTGACTGCTTCTGCAGATAACTGGGTTGCTCATGAACATGCAGGTGAGGATCCTCTGCAGCTGGCATGATGTTTCTGTCACGTCTGCATGGCGTGTTCAGAGGTTCTGACCGCGTTTCACGTCTTGTTTCAGCTGCTCATGATCCCGCTCATCATGTCGGTTCTGTACGTCTGGGCTCAGTTCAACAAAGACACCATTGTTTCCTTCTGGTTTGGAACGCGGTTTAAGGTGGGTGGGTCGAGAAGATGCTTTCATGATCACAGTGACAACAAACCGTGATGAAGGCGATAAACAACCATCACTGCTCTCTTTCAGGCCTATTATCTACCCTGGGTCATCCTGGCCTTCAACTTCATTATTGGAGGCTCGTGAGTAAAGATGTCCCTCTGAAGTGTAGAGTGCTGTGTTCCAGCAGGACCCCTCCAACCCCTCCCCCTTATGTGTCCCTGTCTGCAGTTTTATGAACGAACTGACGGGAAACCTGGTGGGCcacctcttcttcttcctcatgTTCAAATACCCCATGGATCTAGGGGGACGCTCTTTTCTGTCGACGCCGGAGTTCTTGTAAGTTTTAAAGCGACAGAAGTTGGCGTTTTCTTACACACCAACGTGGTTCTGATGTCACACGCCGGCACAACCGCATCCAAACGTTTCCAAAGATGGATGATGATGTGCATTACAAATGAAAGAGTTTTGCTGAAGCtcagtggagaaagtgtgtgttagCCTTGCAGCCCAGACTcttccgggggggggggggctgttcctcactctGGTACAAATGAATGGGAGGACCCGCTCGTTGTCCTGGGTGGGAGCGGCtggtgcaggtttttagaggtaCATCTGacagcgctctctttttttccaggtATCGGTTCTTCCCCAACAGGAGAGGAGGCGTGTCGGGCTTCGGAGCTCCCCCCAGCAGACGACCAGCTGCCCAGGACCCCGCTGGCGGAGGGGCGGGGGGCCGACACAACTGGGGGCAGGGCTTTCGTCTGGGGGAAGATTGAGGGAGTCCTGAACTGTCAGCAACAAACGGCTGGGCGGCCGATGTTTTGGACTAAACCGTTTCTCACCCCcttgttttatttcaagaaaatcaAATGATCAACTTTAAATTGACTTTAAGTCAGGTTTAGGCTAAAAAAGACCAGGAAGTGCAGCAGGACTCTGTTCTCCGAGTGAAGATGCTGCAGCAGCGTGGAGCAGAATGTTTAACGCCACTCTGCTCCTGCCTGTCAGTCAGGAAGAcgtgttgtttttctctctctgacGCCATATTTGATTTCATTAGAATTTCTTCATGCACTGGGAGGCCGTCCTGCTTCAGAGCGCCATCTCTGGGTCGGTTTTCACGGATGTGAAATGATGACACGGCTGGCTTTTCTCCTgttgtaaacagatggatggatccTCGCtctttattgtaaataaaactttttttgaaagaTGAGGACTTGTCCTTCTGAAAGTCTTCATTTCATTTAAGGGCATTTGCTATTCTCAAGCCTTTTAGAggaaacaatatccatgtataaTATCTGATAATATATCTCGTatggcacacaaaagaatgcattatttattaaatattagttatttttctgAGCTGTTTTCCAAAcggaagtaagatgactcgatctctTTTTCTCTGCgtgggtaccgcccatttcCTGACGTCATCTTACAGCCGGCCTTGGCAGTGTCACGAAAACTAACATCCAAACTTCTGCagagatggatgtgcatgttgTTCACATAAATGAAAGTATTTCAGCCGGGCAGGGTTAGAGGaggaatgtgtgaatggatcaaataCTGATCTGGGGTTCTTTTCATGAGAAatcaacattataatacacGTAATCAGAGTAAATAACCTCTGGGTTGgggacgggactgttggcgtggagtaagcctgcccctttttcccatcattcatctgttttcattctctcccgctagcttatcgcccctcacagccccaacctaactgGGGTGAATGGGCTAAATGGCAGGAAATGTTGAAACTACagaacagaccaaaagtttggacactcATTCAAAagccttctcattcaaagagttttctttattttcatgactatgaaaattgtagattcacactgaaggcatcaaaactgtggaTTAACTCAtctggaattatatacataacaaaaaagtctcaaacaactgaaaatatgtcatattgtaggttcttcatagtagccaccttttgctttgatgacTGCTTTGctcactcttggcattctctggATGAccttctagaggtagtcacctgaaatggtcttccaacagtcttgaaggagttcccagaatgcttagcacttgttggcccttttgccttcactctgcggtccagctcaccccaaaccatctggattgggttcaggtcggtgactgtggaggccaggtcatctggcgcagcccccccatcactctccttccaggtcaaatagcccttacacagtctggaggtgtgtttggggtcattgtcctgttgaacaataaatgatggtccaacgcaaaccggatggaatagcatgctgctgcaagatgctgtggtagccatgctggtccagtatgccttcaatttggaataaatccccaacagggTCACCAGCAgtgcacccccacaccatcacaccacctcctccatgcttcacggtgggaaccaggcatgtagagtccatccgttcaccttttctgtgtcGCACTAAGACACgttggttggaaccaaaaatcagaccaaagcccagatttccactggtctaatgtccattccttgtgttctttagcccaaacaagtctcttctgcttgttgcctttctttagcagtggtttcctagcagatattctagcatgaaggcctgattcacacagtctcctttgaacagttgttgtagagatgtgtctgctgctagaactctgtgtgccattgacctgctctc encodes the following:
- the derl1 gene encoding derlin-1, translating into MSDIGDWFRSIPFITRSWFAASIAVPFIGKLGLIDFRNLLLFPELVFSRFHIWRPITATFYFPITPNTGFLYLVNLYFLYHYSTRLETGAFDGRPADYVFMLLFNWICIVITGLLMNMQLLMIPLIMSVLYVWAQFNKDTIVSFWFGTRFKAYYLPWVILAFNFIIGGSFMNELTGNLVGHLFFFLMFKYPMDLGGRSFLSTPEFLYRFFPNRRGGVSGFGAPPSRRPAAQDPAGGGAGGRHNWGQGFRLGED